One window of the Natrinema sp. CBA1119 genome contains the following:
- a CDS encoding peptidase M10A and M12B matrixin and adamalysin: MKRRVFLGTVGSTASFGTLAYATRRTSDTLEVRIWLSEQAATYDGVGDRIRSYLDETLSLKYWALEASIGGTVSVSTEDAARLTRRGEWPVAVAAGTLGGRNLEPASDVNLLVTDGGMEQAPTGYGVPHIASVGGARHLAALESFDDVVTDDARAIAPNTTPVRTMQVLLHEIGHALGLNHQDGVAFVYDGALTATPMLSSYAWDPAYKSDASPCGSAIPAAADRERTLSFAFSACARRRLASYDGEIPF; the protein is encoded by the coding sequence GTGAAACGCCGTGTGTTCCTCGGGACGGTCGGATCGACGGCCTCGTTCGGGACGCTGGCGTATGCGACACGTAGGACGAGCGACACGCTCGAGGTGCGGATCTGGCTCTCCGAACAGGCCGCTACCTACGACGGAGTCGGCGATCGGATTCGATCGTATCTCGACGAAACCCTCTCCCTCAAGTACTGGGCACTCGAGGCTTCGATCGGCGGAACCGTCTCGGTTTCGACCGAAGACGCCGCACGCCTCACTCGCCGTGGGGAGTGGCCCGTGGCAGTCGCGGCGGGGACGCTCGGCGGGCGCAACCTCGAGCCCGCGTCGGACGTCAACCTGCTGGTGACCGACGGGGGGATGGAACAGGCTCCAACCGGATACGGCGTGCCTCACATCGCATCGGTCGGCGGGGCCCGACATCTCGCCGCCCTCGAGTCGTTCGACGACGTGGTCACCGACGACGCCCGCGCGATCGCGCCGAACACGACGCCAGTGCGGACGATGCAGGTCCTCCTCCACGAGATCGGACACGCGCTCGGTCTGAACCACCAAGACGGCGTCGCGTTCGTGTACGACGGTGCCCTGACCGCGACGCCGATGCTCAGCAGTTACGCGTGGGATCCCGCGTACAAGAGTGACGCATCACCGTGTGGGTCGGCGATCCCCGCCGCTGCAGACCGGGAACGGACGCTCAGCTTCGCCTTTTCGGCCTGTGCCCGCCGCCGTCTCGCCAGCTACGACGGGGAGATCCCCTTCTGA
- a CDS encoding winged helix-turn-helix domain-containing protein, with protein sequence MKLRQPTDFLILEALEDKGRNVATNLAAHTGKSRKNINTRLPVLEDYGLVRKIGPAERSGLYEISSTGKAALVYQDQYDEADDFEALIEGPSASAEQGEAQASFARGENDDESDE encoded by the coding sequence GTGAAACTCCGACAACCAACTGATTTCCTGATCCTCGAGGCGCTCGAGGACAAGGGTCGAAACGTCGCAACGAACCTGGCCGCGCATACGGGAAAGAGCCGGAAGAACATCAATACCAGACTGCCGGTGTTAGAGGACTACGGTCTCGTCCGCAAGATCGGTCCCGCGGAGCGATCCGGGCTGTACGAGATCTCCTCGACGGGGAAGGCGGCGCTAGTCTACCAGGACCAGTACGACGAAGCCGACGACTTCGAGGCGCTCATCGAAGGCCCGAGTGCCAGTGCCGAGCAGGGGGAGGCACAGGCGAGTTTCGCCCGCGGCGAAAACGACGACGAATCCGACGAGTGA
- the otsB gene encoding trehalose-phosphatase: protein MTRTESPPLPIDEHLPRIRETLERAEGLLVCLDFDGTLAPIVEDPDAAVPTEQNRSAVATLADTSSVTTAVVSGRALTDVRKRIDGPSIYAGNHGLELARTGTIAVHPVARKRAARLDRICAVLETALRPVPNCRIENKRLTGTVHFRSVPSAAEPIARRITREVVERFGGDALEISAGKRILEIGPDFPWGKGNAVELIAADEPPATASIYIGDDVTDESAFQAVEPDGIGVRVGDDAPSSASCRVESPAEVASFLSWLGSTGADLVARSDVPTATPIEAQ from the coding sequence ATGACGAGGACCGAGTCACCACCGCTGCCGATCGACGAGCATCTGCCCCGGATTCGAGAGACACTCGAGCGGGCGGAGGGGTTGCTCGTCTGTCTGGATTTCGACGGCACGCTCGCGCCGATCGTCGAGGATCCGGACGCCGCGGTTCCGACCGAACAGAATCGGTCTGCGGTAGCGACACTGGCAGACACGTCATCGGTGACGACGGCGGTCGTCAGCGGCCGCGCGCTCACGGACGTCCGCAAACGCATCGACGGGCCGTCGATCTACGCCGGAAACCACGGCCTCGAGCTCGCGCGCACGGGAACGATCGCCGTCCATCCGGTCGCGCGCAAACGCGCCGCCCGCCTCGATCGGATCTGCGCCGTTCTCGAGACCGCGCTCCGCCCCGTTCCGAACTGCCGGATCGAAAACAAGCGCCTGACCGGGACGGTCCACTTCAGATCCGTCCCGTCGGCCGCCGAACCGATCGCCCGCCGCATCACCCGCGAGGTGGTCGAGCGCTTCGGCGGCGACGCCCTCGAGATTTCGGCGGGGAAACGGATCCTCGAGATCGGACCGGACTTCCCGTGGGGAAAGGGCAACGCCGTCGAACTGATCGCCGCGGACGAACCGCCGGCGACCGCCAGCATATATATCGGGGACGACGTCACCGACGAGTCGGCGTTCCAGGCGGTCGAACCGGACGGGATCGGGGTCCGGGTTGGTGACGACGCGCCCTCGAGCGCGTCCTGTCGGGTGGAGTCGCCGGCCGAGGTCGCGTCGTTTCTCTCGTGGCTGGGATCGACCGGAGCCGATCTGGTCGCTCGGTCCGATGTGCCCACCGCGACCCCTATCGAGGCACAGTAA
- a CDS encoding trehalose-6-phosphate synthase: MRVTERLSSMLVHSRQLRADGRGRADETSDDDGPTCPGSLIVVSNRQPYRHKYEDEPTAERASDPADTDESPPAGTNGGAQTGTQRSITVDEPTGGLTAGLDPVVQATDGTWIAWGDGDADFAVTDERNCVAVPPDEEAYTLQRLELSEEAVESYYYGFSNRVLWPLCHGFPDLIEDRANDFEWYRTVNEQFADAVGEHAEDDSVIWLQDYHLALAPRMIRNSIPESATVAHFWHIPWPTPETFQRCPAGGHVLEGLLGNDLLGFHVDRYADQFLQCVDQFLPSASVDFARRTIRYDGRTTRVVATPMGVDAESYDRDARSADLDRLSALFEEYGIPKGTAVGLGLDRLDYSKGIPERLAALERFFERNPDWRGEFTFIQKATPSRTDIETYERYGELVRSEVQRINRRFETADWRPIVYTEDVLPREDICALYRHADVMVVSPLIDGMNLVAQEYVAASVDGDSALLLSDRTGAHEQLGSHALTIDPTDTDRFAAQIEHALSLSTYERQRRMNTLRQRVFDGDIESWMETQFDWIRRVHDDSRTTEPRSERDSDSREPTPPI, translated from the coding sequence ATGCGAGTTACCGAGCGGTTGTCGTCGATGCTTGTGCACAGTCGACAGCTTCGGGCCGACGGCCGCGGACGAGCGGACGAAACGTCCGACGACGACGGCCCCACCTGTCCCGGTTCGTTGATCGTGGTCTCGAACCGGCAACCGTATCGTCATAAGTATGAAGACGAGCCGACCGCGGAACGGGCGTCCGATCCCGCGGACACCGACGAGAGCCCGCCGGCGGGAACGAACGGCGGGGCGCAGACGGGAACACAGCGGTCCATCACGGTCGACGAACCGACCGGTGGGCTGACTGCCGGCCTCGATCCCGTGGTTCAGGCAACCGACGGAACATGGATCGCCTGGGGCGACGGCGACGCCGACTTCGCTGTCACGGACGAGCGAAACTGCGTTGCCGTCCCGCCGGACGAAGAGGCGTACACGCTCCAACGGCTCGAGCTATCCGAGGAGGCGGTCGAGTCCTACTACTACGGGTTCAGTAATCGCGTGCTCTGGCCGCTCTGCCACGGCTTTCCCGACCTGATCGAGGATCGAGCGAACGACTTCGAGTGGTATCGGACGGTCAACGAACAGTTCGCCGACGCGGTCGGCGAGCACGCCGAGGACGACTCGGTGATCTGGCTGCAGGACTACCACCTCGCGCTCGCGCCGCGGATGATCCGGAACTCGATCCCCGAGAGCGCGACCGTCGCTCACTTCTGGCACATTCCGTGGCCGACGCCGGAAACCTTCCAGCGCTGTCCGGCAGGTGGCCACGTCCTCGAGGGGCTGCTCGGGAACGATCTGCTGGGCTTTCACGTCGATCGGTACGCCGATCAGTTCCTGCAGTGCGTCGATCAGTTCCTGCCGAGTGCGTCCGTCGACTTCGCTCGTCGAACGATCCGGTACGACGGGCGGACGACCCGCGTCGTCGCGACACCGATGGGCGTCGACGCCGAATCGTACGACCGGGACGCACGATCGGCTGATCTGGACCGCCTCTCCGCCCTGTTCGAGGAGTACGGAATCCCGAAGGGGACCGCGGTCGGACTGGGGCTCGACCGCCTCGACTACAGCAAGGGGATTCCGGAGCGGCTGGCGGCGCTCGAGCGGTTCTTCGAGCGGAACCCGGACTGGCGCGGTGAGTTCACGTTCATTCAGAAGGCGACGCCCTCCCGGACAGATATCGAGACCTACGAACGCTACGGCGAACTCGTCCGCAGCGAGGTCCAGCGGATCAATCGACGCTTCGAGACCGCCGACTGGCGGCCGATCGTCTACACGGAGGACGTGTTGCCGCGCGAGGACATCTGTGCGCTCTATCGACACGCGGACGTGATGGTCGTAAGTCCGCTGATCGACGGGATGAATCTGGTCGCACAGGAGTACGTCGCCGCGAGCGTCGACGGCGACTCCGCATTGTTGCTGAGCGACCGGACCGGAGCCCACGAGCAGCTCGGTTCGCACGCACTAACGATCGATCCGACCGATACCGACAGGTTCGCGGCCCAGATCGAGCACGCTCTCTCCCTATCCACATACGAACGCCAACGGCGAATGAACACGCTTCGTCAGCGCGTCTTCGACGGGGACATCGAGTCGTGGATGGAGACGCAGTTCGACTGGATCCGACGTGTCCACGACGATTCCCGGACGACCGAACCGCGGTCCGAACGCGATTCGGACTCCCGCGAACCCACGCCACCAATATAG
- a CDS encoding Xaa-Pro peptidase family protein: MKPPFETRIAACQDRLAAAGADLMVCFPSPNLTYLTGFAESPSERHLLLFVPARGDPALVAPAMYEAELSDLPIADLKLQWWTDSDDPLEAVETVLEADSLGGPDSATVLVDDRMWATFTQDLRELLPDADFGLASTVLEPLRIRKDEVELAALRRAGELADRVSLEIRERGDELLGMTEAELAAEIDRLLAADGGEEPAFETIVASGPNGARPHHHGGSREIESGDPVVLDFGAFVAADLEAGTGLYPGDQTRTIVVGEPPAEYERVHDTVREAQRAAIDAVEPGVTAGSIDRAARSVIEDAGYGDAFAHRTGHGVGLEVHEPPYIAAGNDRELKPGMVFSVEPGIYLEGEFGVRIEDLVAVTEDGSERLNETPRGWETGR, translated from the coding sequence ATGAAACCGCCGTTCGAAACACGGATCGCGGCCTGTCAGGATCGCCTCGCGGCGGCCGGAGCCGACCTGATGGTCTGTTTCCCGAGCCCGAATCTGACCTACCTGACCGGATTCGCGGAATCGCCGTCTGAACGGCACCTGTTGCTGTTCGTTCCCGCGCGCGGCGATCCCGCGCTCGTCGCGCCGGCGATGTACGAGGCCGAACTCTCCGACCTGCCGATCGCGGACCTGAAACTACAATGGTGGACTGATTCCGACGACCCGCTCGAGGCCGTCGAAACCGTTTTGGAAGCCGATTCGCTGGGCGGCCCCGATTCGGCGACCGTGCTCGTCGACGATCGAATGTGGGCGACGTTCACGCAGGACCTCCGAGAACTGCTCCCCGACGCCGACTTCGGGCTCGCGAGTACCGTCCTCGAGCCGTTGCGGATCCGCAAGGACGAAGTCGAACTCGCGGCGCTCCGCCGGGCCGGCGAACTCGCAGATCGCGTTTCGCTCGAGATTCGCGAGCGCGGTGATGAACTGCTTGGGATGACCGAAGCCGAACTGGCGGCCGAGATCGACCGTTTGCTCGCGGCGGACGGCGGCGAGGAACCGGCCTTCGAGACGATCGTCGCGAGCGGCCCGAACGGGGCTCGCCCGCACCACCACGGCGGTTCGCGCGAGATCGAATCGGGCGATCCCGTCGTCCTCGATTTCGGTGCATTCGTCGCGGCCGATCTCGAGGCGGGAACCGGTCTGTATCCGGGCGATCAGACCCGAACGATCGTCGTCGGCGAGCCGCCCGCGGAGTACGAGCGCGTTCACGACACCGTCAGGGAAGCACAGCGAGCCGCAATCGACGCCGTCGAGCCGGGGGTCACCGCCGGGTCGATCGACCGCGCCGCCCGATCGGTTATCGAGGACGCCGGCTACGGCGACGCCTTCGCCCATCGGACCGGCCACGGGGTCGGCCTCGAGGTGCACGAACCACCCTACATCGCGGCGGGCAACGACCGTGAACTCAAGCCGGGGATGGTCTTCAGCGTCGAACCGGGGATCTACCTCGAGGGCGAGTTCGGCGTCAGAATAGAGGACCTCGTCGCGGTGACCGAGGACGGTTCCGAGCGGTTGAACGAGACGCCGCGCGGCTGGGAGACCGGCCGGTGA
- a CDS encoding iron transporter produces MKRRGFLRGTAGIGAVGTAGIAGLAGCLERLGFEEESAWANPPLVENRPDAVYLPASREEMGTYGTATDGDYAAALSYTFPHRFWTVEATSEGKTLVEVDADDSLHLMVSVWDRETHTALPATLRLEVSQDGEPVDTGTSAPWPMISQRMGFHYGDNVQLPGEGAYTVRVTVTPVTGINRTGSFEGRLESPGSLEINFEYARSDIHDLSFETIPEDRRGSREALSLMSHGGDGGGDGNGGHNGGAGQPPMGRGVPVEDLPGQVFEPQRSGDATFAALVSDADRFTDGSSYLAISPRTPYNDIVLPFTSLSAAVEGSGSVRQNELVEALDHEIGHHYGVAIDGLAAGDRVTVSVDSPPQVSRHDGYETAFFDFDELSYTV; encoded by the coding sequence ATGAAACGCCGGGGTTTTCTCCGCGGAACAGCAGGGATCGGTGCAGTCGGGACAGCCGGAATCGCCGGACTTGCCGGCTGTCTCGAGCGACTCGGGTTCGAAGAGGAATCGGCGTGGGCGAATCCGCCGCTCGTCGAGAACAGACCCGACGCGGTCTACCTCCCGGCATCACGCGAGGAGATGGGCACCTACGGGACGGCGACCGACGGCGACTACGCGGCCGCGCTGTCGTACACCTTCCCCCATCGGTTCTGGACCGTCGAAGCCACCAGCGAGGGGAAAACGCTCGTCGAGGTCGACGCCGACGACAGCCTCCACCTCATGGTCTCCGTCTGGGATCGCGAGACGCACACCGCCCTCCCGGCGACCCTGCGCCTCGAGGTCTCCCAGGACGGCGAACCGGTCGACACCGGCACCTCGGCGCCGTGGCCCATGATCTCCCAGCGAATGGGGTTTCACTACGGCGATAACGTCCAGCTCCCCGGGGAGGGCGCGTACACCGTTCGAGTCACTGTCACCCCCGTCACCGGGATCAATCGGACCGGTTCGTTCGAGGGGCGTCTCGAGTCGCCGGGCTCGCTCGAGATCAACTTCGAGTACGCTCGGTCGGACATTCACGACCTCTCGTTCGAGACGATCCCCGAGGACCGGCGGGGGAGTCGCGAGGCGTTATCGCTGATGAGTCACGGCGGCGACGGTGGAGGAGACGGCAATGGCGGGCACAACGGTGGGGCCGGACAACCGCCGATGGGACGGGGGGTGCCGGTCGAGGACCTCCCCGGCCAGGTCTTCGAACCCCAGCGCAGCGGTGACGCGACGTTCGCCGCGCTCGTCTCCGACGCCGATCGGTTCACCGACGGGAGTTCCTATCTGGCGATCAGTCCCAGAACGCCGTACAACGACATTGTCCTCCCGTTTACGTCCCTGTCAGCGGCCGTCGAGGGCAGCGGTTCGGTCCGCCAGAACGAACTCGTGGAAGCGCTCGATCACGAGATCGGCCACCACTACGGGGTCGCGATCGACGGTCTCGCAGCCGGCGACCGCGTGACGGTCTCGGTCGACTCGCCGCCGCAAGTGTCCCGTCACGACGGCTACGAGACCGCGTTTTTCGACTTCGACGAACTGAGCTATACGGTCTGA
- a CDS encoding SCO family protein, protein MERRTYLGSLGTVGITSVAGCLGDLLGGDSNPDTILEPPEEEAQHADYSYYTYGEEFPSFSLTDPIAEETVSRDDFVGERPFVITYFYGSCPDGMCDALLQHLARIQEDAIESGYEDEVGLLAVTFDPDRDTADALRAYSTERGIDPDAGHWHYLRPEDNETAKTVLNETFGLPLRRDEESSNNESTNETAAGNESGNESSGSDGLEYTFTHSALVQIVNERGIVERAYPRASRQRDAVNTRVMVEDTRTVVGVDE, encoded by the coding sequence ATGGAACGGCGGACATACCTCGGCTCGCTCGGGACGGTGGGGATCACGAGCGTTGCCGGCTGTCTCGGTGATCTACTCGGCGGTGACTCCAACCCGGATACGATACTCGAACCCCCGGAAGAGGAGGCCCAACACGCGGATTATTCGTATTATACGTATGGCGAGGAGTTCCCCTCGTTCTCGCTCACCGATCCGATCGCGGAGGAGACGGTCTCTCGCGACGATTTCGTCGGCGAACGCCCGTTCGTCATCACGTATTTTTATGGATCCTGTCCGGACGGCATGTGTGACGCGCTCCTCCAGCACCTCGCTCGGATACAGGAAGACGCCATCGAGAGCGGCTACGAGGACGAGGTCGGCTTGCTCGCGGTGACGTTCGACCCCGACCGAGACACGGCCGACGCCCTTCGGGCCTACAGTACAGAGCGAGGGATCGATCCCGACGCGGGACACTGGCATTACCTCCGTCCCGAGGACAACGAGACGGCCAAAACGGTTCTCAATGAGACGTTCGGGCTCCCGCTTCGGCGAGACGAGGAGTCGTCGAATAACGAATCGACGAACGAAACCGCTGCAGGGAACGAATCCGGGAACGAATCGTCCGGTAGCGATGGTCTCGAGTACACGTTCACCCACTCCGCGCTCGTCCAGATCGTCAACGAACGCGGAATCGTCGAGCGCGCGTATCCGAGGGCGAGCAGGCAACGCGACGCAGTGAACACCCGGGTGATGGTCGAAGACACGAGAACGGTCGTGGGGGTGGACGAGTAG
- a CDS encoding TlpA disulfide reductase family protein codes for MRRREVLAGLGSVGVVAGAGAVAAFGVPSFDDDSDGSSGLVGRQHDPYEIETVDAPGSEAGTVTVPAPDRPTFIDFFATWCDPCIKQMDALATTHDRVGDDVLFLSVTSEPVGDTISEAELAEWWDENDGDWTIGLDPTSELTSRYWGSPYPSAVAIDASGTVRWHDSGIKTADELVAGIDRALEGGAE; via the coding sequence ATGCGTCGCCGTGAGGTCCTCGCCGGTCTCGGCAGTGTGGGCGTCGTCGCCGGTGCCGGTGCCGTCGCAGCGTTCGGCGTCCCCTCGTTCGACGACGACTCCGACGGATCGTCCGGACTCGTCGGCCGACAACACGACCCCTACGAGATCGAGACGGTCGACGCGCCGGGGAGCGAAGCAGGCACCGTCACCGTCCCCGCGCCGGATCGACCGACGTTCATCGACTTCTTCGCGACGTGGTGTGACCCCTGTATCAAACAGATGGACGCCCTCGCCACGACCCACGACCGAGTCGGCGATGACGTCCTCTTTCTGTCCGTCACGAGCGAACCGGTCGGCGACACGATTTCCGAGGCTGAGCTCGCCGAGTGGTGGGACGAAAACGACGGCGACTGGACGATCGGCCTCGACCCGACCTCGGAGCTCACCAGCCGATACTGGGGATCGCCCTATCCGTCCGCCGTGGCGATCGACGCCTCGGGGACCGTCCGATGGCACGATTCCGGCATCAAAACCGCCGACGAACTCGTCGCGGGAATCGATCGCGCCCTCGAGGGCGGGGCCGAGTGA
- a CDS encoding cytochrome c biogenesis CcdA family protein translates to MVDATGTTSIVFALSTGIATFFSPCAYPLLPGYVGFYVSQTDGERASLGGALSRGLLAGLGVLVTFTALLGATFWVGQSTLSSIKWFEAIAGFVLIGFGVLIVLERAPSLSIPLPKRRSSTLGFGVFGVGYALASAGCVAPLFISVVTRALSLSTTDAMVLLGTYVGTVVVLMIALTVATGMGLVAGAGRFAAYSGLLKRIAGVVMIAAGIGQLYLAIVVFELHHAILELL, encoded by the coding sequence ATGGTCGACGCGACGGGCACCACGTCGATCGTGTTCGCGCTGTCGACCGGGATCGCGACGTTCTTCTCCCCGTGTGCGTACCCGCTCCTGCCGGGGTACGTGGGATTTTACGTGAGTCAGACCGACGGGGAGCGGGCGTCGCTCGGCGGTGCGCTGAGCCGCGGTCTGCTCGCGGGGCTCGGCGTCCTCGTCACGTTTACCGCCCTGCTGGGGGCGACGTTCTGGGTCGGCCAGTCGACGCTGTCGTCGATCAAGTGGTTCGAAGCCATCGCCGGCTTCGTCCTGATCGGCTTCGGCGTGTTGATCGTCCTCGAGCGCGCGCCGTCGCTCTCGATTCCGCTTCCGAAGCGCCGCTCGAGCACGCTCGGCTTCGGGGTCTTCGGCGTCGGCTACGCGCTGGCGTCGGCCGGCTGCGTCGCGCCGCTGTTCATCAGCGTCGTCACCCGCGCATTATCGCTGTCGACGACCGACGCGATGGTCCTCCTGGGAACGTACGTCGGTACCGTCGTCGTGCTCATGATCGCGTTGACCGTCGCGACGGGGATGGGGCTCGTCGCCGGTGCCGGCCGGTTCGCGGCCTATTCCGGCCTGCTCAAGCGGATCGCGGGAGTCGTGATGATCGCCGCCGGGATCGGGCAACTGTATCTCGCGATCGTCGTTTTCGAGTTGCATCACGCGATCCTCGAGTTGCTCTGA
- a CDS encoding universal stress protein, whose amino-acid sequence MYQDILLATDGSDAARRATDHGIELANQLDATLHVLSVSEDGPHAEDQQDQLRNDPEEAAATAATEAEESATREGVDVTTDIRHGVPQEQVVDFAETNPVDMIIVGTAGRSGLDHLISGSVAEEIVRNAPVPVLTVRAKS is encoded by the coding sequence ATGTATCAGGATATACTCCTCGCGACGGACGGGAGCGACGCGGCCCGTCGGGCGACCGATCACGGGATCGAACTCGCAAATCAACTCGACGCGACCCTGCACGTCCTCTCGGTGTCGGAGGACGGCCCGCACGCGGAGGACCAACAGGATCAGCTCCGGAACGATCCCGAGGAGGCGGCCGCCACGGCCGCCACGGAGGCCGAGGAGTCGGCGACTCGCGAGGGTGTCGACGTGACCACGGACATCCGCCACGGCGTTCCTCAAGAGCAGGTCGTCGACTTCGCGGAGACGAATCCGGTCGATATGATCATCGTCGGGACGGCCGGTCGATCAGGGCTCGATCACCTCATCTCGGGCAGCGTCGCCGAGGAGATCGTCCGGAACGCGCCGGTCCCGGTCCTCACGGTTCGAGCGAAATCATAA